A stretch of the Sulfurimonas sp. HSL3-1 genome encodes the following:
- a CDS encoding 3'-5' exonuclease codes for MIFLDFETNSHNVHDVIEVAALRVSKTAAGYVVTETFHRYYLSRYPVNPHALAVHKLSPSRLIALRENATYPEHFDEDREFADFCAGATTLVAHNIAFELRHLGDLVAFDKHFCTMQANKRIVNAKNVRGGLKNPKLAETCSFYGIDFDEEQYHSALYDVTKTLEILNRMDSTLH; via the coding sequence GTGATCTTCCTCGACTTCGAGACGAACTCGCACAACGTCCACGACGTCATCGAAGTCGCCGCACTGCGCGTCTCGAAAACTGCGGCGGGCTACGTCGTCACCGAGACCTTCCACCGCTACTACCTGTCGCGCTACCCCGTCAATCCGCACGCCCTCGCCGTCCACAAGCTCTCTCCCTCACGTCTGATCGCGCTGCGGGAAAACGCGACGTACCCGGAGCATTTCGACGAGGACAGGGAGTTCGCCGATTTTTGCGCAGGTGCGACGACGCTGGTCGCGCACAACATCGCTTTCGAACTGCGCCATCTCGGCGACCTCGTCGCTTTTGATAAGCACTTCTGCACCATGCAGGCGAACAAGCGCATCGTCAACGCCAAAAACGTCAGGGGCGGGCTGAAAAACCCAAAGCTCGCAGAGACCTGCTCATTTTACGGCATCGACTTTGACGAGGAACAGTACCACAGCGCCCTCTACGACGTCACGAAGACACTGGAGATTTTGAATCGTATGGACAGTACGCTGCACTGA
- a CDS encoding Dam family site-specific DNA-(adenine-N6)-methyltransferase yields the protein MTKLVDQKLQIVPFLKWAGGKRWFVETHADFLPQDFNHYYEPFIGGGSVFFHMQPRCATLADMNKDLISTYEALKNDWFSVQKALEQHQANHSDEYYYKLRSMKPRQLHTKAARFIYLNRTCWNGLYRVNLRGEFNVPRGTKDTVLLSTDDFESVSESLKNTELIISDFEDVIAKAQQNDFVFIDPPYTVKHNMNGFIKYNEKLFSWDDQVRLANAVKQASGRGAKVMVLNANHESICELYDGFDQIVLTRKSVLAAKSEYRGKYDELMIRCWDVKKEQMNEF from the coding sequence ATGACTAAACTAGTTGATCAAAAATTACAAATAGTACCTTTTCTGAAATGGGCTGGTGGTAAAAGGTGGTTTGTAGAAACTCATGCTGATTTCCTACCACAAGATTTTAATCATTACTATGAACCTTTTATAGGTGGTGGTTCAGTGTTTTTTCACATGCAGCCAAGATGCGCAACATTGGCAGATATGAATAAAGATTTAATCAGTACATATGAAGCACTTAAAAATGATTGGTTCTCTGTACAGAAAGCTTTAGAACAACATCAAGCTAATCATTCGGATGAGTACTATTACAAGCTTCGTTCCATGAAACCAAGACAATTACATACAAAAGCCGCAAGGTTTATTTATTTAAACCGTACTTGCTGGAATGGGTTATACCGTGTAAATTTGCGTGGTGAATTTAATGTCCCTAGAGGTACAAAAGACACAGTCCTTCTGAGCACAGATGATTTTGAAAGTGTTTCCGAAAGTTTGAAAAATACTGAATTGATAATTTCAGACTTTGAAGATGTAATTGCAAAAGCACAGCAAAATGATTTTGTTTTTATAGACCCACCTTATACGGTCAAGCATAATATGAATGGTTTTATTAAATATAATGAAAAACTTTTCAGTTGGGATGATCAAGTTCGATTGGCAAATGCAGTAAAACAGGCTAGTGGACGTGGAGCTAAAGTAATGGTCTTAAATGCTAATCATGAATCGATTTGTGAGCTGTATGATGGTTTTGATCAAATAGTTTTGACAAGAAAAAGTGTACTTGCAGCTAAGTCTGAATATCGAGGGAAGTATGATGAGTTGATGATTAGATGCTGGGATGTTAAGAAAGAACAAATGAATGAGTTTTAA
- a CDS encoding DGQHR domain-containing protein, giving the protein MKAIVGKVSSEYLGELLIGENALKKEFNLRKDKYKYETIRPQLLDEYMSEGWELSKELQRDLKVRKERKFDELLENRFWVLLYKMRFHEMNYSRNFKITLPREYVEDGEKQIDVFAKDDETVILAECKTAEKLKKKSLQKDLEEFNSIQNSLAKSIKKHYGADFKPKILWLFVTENIIWSENDKKRAEEYNIKVITEQHLPYYELIVKHLGAAAKYQFLAEFFQNQKIPELVGVKVSASKGKLGGEPFYSFITTPRHLLKIAFVNHRNLNDPDGIPTYQRVIQKTRLNKISQFIEEGGFFPTNILINFTKKVKFEPQYKDPLTGVTHGHLYLPSTFKSAWVIDGQHRLYGYSNLDEEYLDQSIFVLAFENMKHEDEAKLFVTINQEQKSVPKTIIDSLEGELKWGSEKATDRIGAISTRIVDILGSELSSPLYGRICAEGDIKTSVRCLTLPELKDGIKKSELIGSVKNNEIQFGPLSDKSDEETLKKAYKTLIAYLDMIKDVSEKNWEAGKESFVWTNIGIKGHMHLLNALFKHLSEKDGFDYSQLTIEETIQSFQKFLQPLLDYYINSSITTIESEFKGKYGSGAPKEYFFKLARIIRKEHEDFIPSGYAEWEEEQSEENIKKADEQVKQLNLDIQKAIFDKLKVLYGEQESGYWEQGIKDKNIKLAAYQKQLEDNSGKLMPKEHYLDFIQYKKVIEQKENWPHFKNMFDIKMINEDKGKAKYLSWMDKLNEIRKIYAHPTEQRTYKLEHYQFLDWICEQINERIQNQ; this is encoded by the coding sequence ATGAAGGCAATTGTTGGGAAGGTTTCTTCGGAATATTTAGGTGAACTTTTAATTGGTGAAAATGCACTCAAAAAAGAATTTAACCTCAGAAAAGATAAATATAAATATGAAACCATTCGTCCTCAATTATTGGATGAATATATGTCAGAAGGTTGGGAACTTTCCAAAGAACTCCAACGTGATTTAAAAGTTCGTAAAGAACGAAAATTTGATGAATTACTAGAAAATAGATTTTGGGTTTTGTTGTATAAAATGCGATTTCATGAAATGAATTACAGCAGAAACTTCAAGATTACACTTCCAAGGGAATATGTGGAAGATGGTGAGAAACAAATTGATGTATTCGCAAAAGATGATGAGACTGTTATTCTTGCAGAATGTAAAACAGCTGAAAAACTAAAAAAGAAGTCACTTCAAAAAGATTTAGAAGAGTTTAACTCCATCCAAAATTCATTAGCCAAATCTATAAAAAAACATTACGGAGCTGACTTTAAGCCTAAGATTCTGTGGCTATTTGTGACGGAAAATATTATATGGTCTGAGAACGATAAAAAAAGGGCAGAAGAATATAATATCAAAGTTATTACAGAACAACATTTGCCATATTATGAATTAATAGTAAAACATTTAGGGGCAGCAGCTAAGTATCAGTTTTTGGCTGAGTTTTTTCAAAACCAAAAGATTCCAGAATTGGTTGGTGTGAAGGTTTCAGCATCAAAAGGAAAACTTGGCGGAGAACCGTTTTACAGTTTTATTACAACACCAAGGCATTTACTAAAAATAGCGTTTGTAAATCATAGAAATTTAAATGATCCAGATGGAATACCAACTTATCAAAGAGTAATACAAAAAACAAGACTAAATAAGATTAGTCAGTTTATTGAAGAAGGTGGTTTCTTTCCGACGAATATATTGATTAATTTTACGAAGAAAGTGAAATTTGAACCACAATATAAAGACCCACTTACTGGTGTAACTCATGGACATTTATACCTTCCATCGACATTTAAATCAGCTTGGGTAATTGATGGGCAACATCGTTTGTATGGTTATTCTAACTTAGATGAAGAATACCTTGATCAGAGCATTTTTGTGCTTGCATTTGAAAATATGAAGCATGAAGATGAAGCAAAACTCTTTGTCACTATTAACCAAGAACAAAAATCTGTGCCGAAAACAATTATTGACTCTTTAGAAGGTGAACTCAAATGGGGGTCTGAGAAAGCGACTGATAGAATTGGAGCTATTTCTACAAGAATTGTAGATATATTAGGTTCAGAATTGTCAAGTCCTCTATACGGGCGAATTTGTGCAGAGGGTGATATAAAAACATCTGTACGGTGTTTGACATTACCAGAATTAAAAGATGGCATTAAAAAAAGCGAACTTATTGGTAGTGTCAAGAATAATGAAATTCAATTTGGTCCATTGAGTGACAAGTCAGATGAGGAAACGCTAAAAAAAGCATATAAAACATTGATTGCTTATCTAGATATGATCAAAGATGTCAGCGAGAAAAACTGGGAAGCAGGTAAAGAAAGTTTTGTATGGACAAATATTGGTATAAAAGGCCATATGCATTTGTTGAACGCATTGTTCAAGCATTTATCAGAAAAAGATGGATTTGATTACTCTCAACTTACAATTGAAGAAACGATTCAAAGTTTCCAAAAATTTCTACAGCCATTATTAGACTACTACATCAATAGTTCAATAACAACTATAGAAAGTGAATTTAAGGGAAAGTATGGTTCTGGGGCACCAAAAGAGTACTTTTTTAAACTTGCGAGAATTATTAGAAAAGAACACGAAGACTTTATACCTTCAGGATATGCTGAGTGGGAAGAAGAACAATCTGAAGAAAATATTAAAAAGGCAGATGAGCAAGTTAAACAATTGAATTTAGACATCCAGAAAGCGATTTTTGATAAATTGAAAGTTCTTTATGGTGAACAAGAAAGTGGTTATTGGGAACAGGGTATAAAAGACAAAAATATAAAACTTGCTGCGTATCAAAAACAACTTGAAGACAATAGTGGTAAACTCATGCCAAAAGAACATTATCTTGATTTTATACAGTACAAAAAAGTGATTGAACAAAAAGAGAATTGGCCACATTTCAAAAATATGTTTGATATTAAAATGATAAATGAAGATAAGGGAAAAGCAAAATATTTATCATGGATGGACAAATTAAACGAGATACGAAAAATTTATGCTCATCCTACTGAACAAAGAACTTATAAATTGGAACATTATCAGTTCTTGGATTGGATATGCGAACAAATCAATGAACGGATTCAAAATCAATAA
- a CDS encoding thioredoxin family protein has protein sequence MLELTKENYDNTVDGSDIVLIDCWQQFCAPCAQYAPIFEKTSEKYPEITFTKLNSQVETSISDHFFISSTPTTVIMKEKTVVFKKPGVFSEEELVEIIEEIKTMDMEEFRAAKAAEKAARRAARQQK, from the coding sequence ATGCTCGAACTGACAAAAGAGAATTATGATAATACCGTTGACGGCAGTGATATCGTGCTCATAGATTGCTGGCAACAATTCTGTGCTCCGTGTGCACAGTACGCCCCCATCTTTGAAAAGACGTCTGAAAAATACCCTGAGATTACCTTCACGAAGCTCAACTCCCAGGTGGAAACGAGTATTTCGGATCATTTCTTTATCTCAAGCACGCCGACAACGGTGATTATGAAGGAGAAAACGGTCGTTTTCAAAAAACCTGGCGTATTTTCGGAAGAGGAGCTTGTCGAAATTATCGAAGAGATAAAAACGATGGATATGGAAGAGTTCCGCGCGGCGAAAGCGGCGGAAAAAGCAGCGAGAAGGGCGGCACGCCAGCAAAAATAG